The DNA region GCGATCGGTTCGCCTGCTTGAGAAAGAATTTGCGGAACTTCGAGCGAAACTAGTTTTAGATGGGGGAGAAGACGCTGATAATCACTGGCTGGCAAAGCTGCAAGCAGCTTATTTAATGGTTGCTGAAAGATATTTTCATCTAATGACATTAGAAGCCACTCTTCTTAAATTAGGTGACTTTAGAAAAACCAACTCAGGGCATAAGGAAAGGATTTAAGGGTCAGATCCTAATGTCAAAAGGTGTATTCACTAAAGAAACATAGGAGCAATCTAAAAAAGCTTAAATTAATACACTTGTTTAAGTCTGTGCACTTCCGTACATAGAAACTTAAAAAAACTTATTTTCGTCGTTTATTGGGCTTATTGTCCAATAAACGAATAATTTCCTCTTCTAGTATCTGATAACATTCACAGGAAGTTTTTTCTAAAGCCTCTCGATTCAGAATCTTAATCTGACCACGGTGGTAGGCGATCATTCCAGCTTGGCTCAGGGTGCTAGCTACTTCGGTGACACCAGCGCTATTTACACCCAGCATCTCTGAGATAAATTCTTGGGTAAGCGGAAATTCCTTTGATTCCAGACGGTCAGAGATTGTCAGCAGCCAACGAGCCAGCCGCTCCTCTAACTGATGAAGACGGTTGCACACAGATTCTTGTACTATTTGAGTGTATACACCTTGCACATAGCACAGCAGCACCGTTTGAAGCGCTGCACTCCGATTGAACTCGCTTCTGAGTATATTTGCATCGATTTGCATGGCACTGTCTGGAATTTGCACCAATGCAGTTGTGGTTGTGATGTTGTCTCCTAAAATCACAGGCATACCCACCATGCCTTCATTACTCACTAAACCAACTTCCATTGT from Nostoc commune NIES-4072 includes:
- a CDS encoding Crp/Fnr family transcriptional regulator: MSLDKNAFEQPANKLLAALPASDYQRLIPHMKLVPLSDRQVLYQTGEPITQVYFPHNAVVSIVTTMEDGSTMEVGLVSNEGMVGMPVILGDNITTTTALVQIPDSAMQIDANILRSEFNRSAALQTVLLCYVQGVYTQIVQESVCNRLHQLEERLARWLLTISDRLESKEFPLTQEFISEMLGVNSAGVTEVASTLSQAGMIAYHRGQIKILNREALEKTSCECYQILEEEIIRLLDNKPNKRRK